One genomic region from Paenibacillus antri encodes:
- a CDS encoding methyl-accepting chemotaxis protein, whose protein sequence is MKISTLLKSMGIVFLLLGGALSYSVWQLQSDYSNVRDAVSRQGEFKQLGIDLADASDYLTNEARNFVQFGERKHYDNYWREVNETKTRDRVVERLKELGSPIEELELIEEAKRRSDSLVRTEDAAIAAAEAGNFDEARKLMFSEQYDADKKMIMEPIDEFQNVMNTRAEQETETAQNRFYFMLYVMIGLIVVVSFAMAGSIWLLFARLRPLKTIARTMGELANNEGDLTRRLPDTGKDEIGQLAKSFNSMLSSYQAIIRNIIDSSREVSGASQEISASTEEIASGNQEQSAAALQINELFKELNASMETIASNTEHAAEIAGKTSEIAREGGIIIQKTSDGMNELCRQINILESDSDKIGEIVEVIDEIADQTNLLALNAAIEAARAGDHGRGFAVVADEVRKLAERSSDATKEIAGIIRSMQNNMKQSVKATEQTAAYTEQSGQAFGSIVGMVENTSARVLEIAAAAEEQTAQSGNILNAIETIAAASEEAAAASQEVANASQSLSKLSESLSESVSSFKV, encoded by the coding sequence ATGAAGATTTCTACGCTGCTCAAGTCTATGGGGATTGTGTTTTTACTGTTGGGGGGAGCTCTTTCGTATTCCGTATGGCAGCTTCAATCCGACTATTCGAATGTACGGGATGCCGTGAGCCGCCAGGGGGAATTCAAGCAGCTCGGGATCGACTTGGCGGACGCATCCGATTACTTGACCAACGAAGCAAGAAATTTCGTACAGTTCGGGGAACGGAAGCATTACGATAACTACTGGCGAGAGGTCAACGAGACGAAAACCCGGGATCGGGTCGTCGAGCGATTGAAGGAGCTCGGCTCCCCCATCGAAGAATTGGAGCTGATCGAAGAGGCCAAGCGCCGATCCGACTCGCTCGTCCGGACGGAGGATGCCGCGATCGCGGCTGCGGAGGCCGGCAACTTCGACGAGGCCCGCAAGCTTATGTTCAGCGAACAGTACGATGCCGATAAGAAAATGATTATGGAGCCGATCGACGAATTCCAAAACGTAATGAATACGCGAGCGGAGCAGGAAACCGAAACGGCGCAAAACCGCTTCTACTTCATGCTGTACGTCATGATCGGTTTGATCGTCGTCGTATCCTTCGCGATGGCCGGCTCCATCTGGTTGCTATTCGCGAGGCTCCGTCCGTTGAAGACGATCGCTCGGACGATGGGCGAGCTGGCGAACAACGAGGGAGACTTGACGCGGCGCCTGCCGGACACCGGCAAGGACGAAATCGGGCAGCTGGCGAAATCGTTCAACTCTATGCTCTCCAGTTATCAAGCCATCATCCGCAATATCATAGATTCGTCCCGCGAAGTGTCGGGAGCGTCTCAGGAAATCTCCGCTTCGACCGAGGAAATCGCCAGCGGCAACCAAGAACAGTCCGCGGCCGCGCTTCAAATTAACGAGTTGTTTAAAGAGCTCAACGCCAGCATGGAGACGATCGCGTCCAATACGGAACACGCGGCGGAAATCGCAGGGAAGACGTCCGAAATCGCCCGGGAGGGCGGGATAATCATCCAGAAAACCTCTGACGGGATGAACGAGCTTTGCCGGCAGATCAACATTCTGGAAAGCGACTCGGACAAGATCGGGGAAATCGTGGAGGTCATCGACGAGATCGCGGATCAGACGAACTTGCTGGCGCTGAACGCGGCCATCGAGGCGGCCCGGGCGGGCGACCATGGACGCGGCTTCGCGGTCGTCGCCGACGAGGTTCGAAAGCTCGCGGAGCGGAGCAGCGACGCGACGAAGGAAATCGCCGGCATCATCCGCAGCATGCAAAACAATATGAAGCAGAGCGTCAAGGCTACGGAGCAGACGGCTGCGTATACCGAGCAGAGCGGCCAAGCGTTCGGCTCTATCGTCGGAATGGTCGAGAACACTTCCGCTAGAGTATTGGAGATCGCAGCCGCCGCCGAGGAGCAAACCGCCCAATCCGGCAATATTTTAAACGCCATCGAGACGATCGCGGCCGCGAGCGAGGAAGCGGCGGCCGCTTCCCAAGAAGTGGCTAACGCTTCCCAATCGCTGTCCAAGCTATCGGAATCGTTGTCGGAATCGGTCTCCTCGTTCAAGGTGTAG